A stretch of DNA from Hydrogenophaga sp. SL48:
TGGAACATGACAAACCGGTTGAACCCGATCGAGTGGTCGAGCAGCCAGTCAAAGGTCTCGACCGGCAGGCCGGCCACGTGGCTGCGGCGCAGGGCCTGGATGTTGTAGCGGTACTGCTCGTGTTTGAGCACCGTGCCTTCGCCGAACCAGCCGCCCGGCGCCACACCGGTGAAGGTGATCACCGGGCCTTGCGAGTCGTCGTTGCTCATCTTGAGCAGACCGTCGACCAGGCCGAACCAGTAGGTCACGGGCCGGCCGATGCGGCAGATGTAGTCGCCGACCTGCGCCTGCGTCACCACCAGCGCGTCGACCGCGCGCTGCCGCTCGCTCTCGGTCAGGCGCTGCAACCAGGGAATCTGGGCCAGTTCGCTGGCCTCAGGCGCACGGGCGCGCTCTCGCAGCGCGGCACCGGAGCGCAGGGGTGTCATGGGCGCCATGGCGTTGGTCCTGTCACTCGTGATGTCCATGTCGGGGGGCCGAACGGCCCCCCGCTCCTGAAACGGCGGCACGTTGTCATGTCAACAGCACGGACATGATCATGACGGCACCCATGCCCGCGTACAGCGCACGGTAGCGGATCTGCAGTCGGCGCACGCTCTGGAACGGCAGGCCCTCACGCATCGCCTGCAGCGTCCAGTGGAGATGCAAGGGGTAGATCGCGGCGACGACAAGGGCCAGCCCTTGCGGCACGGCGCCGTTCAAAGCCAGCAGGATCAACAGCGCGTCGGCGAAGTTGAACAGCGCGAAGCTGACGATGAAGACCCGCTTCTTGCCGAACTTCACCGCGTTGGTGTGGATGCCGTTGCCCAGGTCGGCCTCGCGGTCGCGAACCTCCTGTGTCAGGTGCCCCGCGCTGAAGATCACGGCAAAGAACAGCGCAATCTGCAGGCCATGGATGTCGGGGCTTCGAAACACGGAATAGCCCAGCAAGAAGTGCAGCACGCCACTGACCAGGTGCAGCGCCGAGCTGACCAGGGGGACACCCTTCATATAGACATGGGGGACGGAGTACAGCGCGCTCGCGACGGCGATCATCAGCCCCAAGCCCAGCGTTGCAGGCCCCAGCTGGCTGAAGGCCATCAAGCTCAACAGGAGCAGCAGCAGGAGCAAGGCCGCGACCTCATGGCGCCGAATGCCTCGGTTCAGGAACACGCCCGCCGAACGTGCGGGGTCCCGAAGGTCCTGGTGGACGCCGGCCCAGTCGTTGAGCAAAAAGACGTGAGCCACCAGGAAGGCGTTGCCGGCCGCCAGCAGCATGAGCGCCATCACGCTCTGGTTCGTGAGCTGGCTCATCGCGAACACGGCACCCAGCAGGGGCGTGCCCTGAAGCACCAGGACCTCGTCGAACCGGATGCACGACAACAGACGCAGCGCCCAAGGCGCAACGGGAGACCGATCCGTCATGGCTGGCGACCCGCGCTGTTCAGATACAGCCGCAGCCAGATGGCGTACCCCACATCCTCTGACCAGTACAGCCGCGACACCGAGGCGCTGAGGTCGTTGTGGTAGAGCATGGGCGGATTCTGTCTCACCGCGGAAAACCCGTCGTCCGAGAGCGCCTGCAGCAATTGAAGCACCTGGGCCTGGGAAGGCACCTGATCCCCGCCCCCTTCCAGCGCCACCAGCATCCGGGCCGCATCCAGCCAGACGCGCTGCTCTGGAATGTCGGTCTGCACCCGGGTCGGCGGCAGCTGCAAGTCGCAGCCCACGGCTTTCAGGTCCGTCTGGCGCATCACGGGCACCAGCGGCGCCTTGCGGTAATAGACCCAGAGGCGTTCCTGATCGATGGTGTTGCGCAGCGCCGTACACAGCGCTCGGGCGGCTGGCGGGTCCACCTGGGCCAGCCACATGAGCAGGTGCATCTGGATGCCCACATCCGGAGGGTTCGGGTCGGCGCCGGGGTTGAGGCAGCTGTACCCGCTTTGCGGCGCCAGCCAGGTCTGGTACAGACCTTCAGCGGTGCGGTAGCGTCGCAGCGTCTCCAGAGCGGCCGGTCGCAGCGAATCGGCGCCCGGCGCCAGGCGCCACACCAGCGCGGTGTCGTCGGTGTCCGGCGTGATGGTGCACATGCCGTTCTCTTTCATGGCGCGTCCACCGGGCTTGCCGTGGTACCGGACCAGGCCACTGGACTCGATCTGCTGTTGCAGATGGTTCCGGGCCAACGCCAGGCTGCCCGCCAGACCCACGTTGTCGGCCTTGCTCCCGAGCACATCGACCATCAGGGCGGTGACGTAGGTGTTCATCTCTTTCACAGGCTGCTCAAAGCGTGTCCCGGTGGTGTGTGAAGTGAGCCAGTAACCGTCGGCCTGCTGCCGGCGGTGGATCAGCCCCACGGCCAGCCCTGCGCGTCGGGCCAGCTCACCGTCTGGCGTGCGGGCTTCAGGGTCCTCGGCAATCCCTGCCTGTGCCGGTTCGACACGGATGTCGCTCAGGCCAAGAACCAGGTTCCGGGCATCGCCACTGGGCAAGGGATTGACCGTGGCGCTGTCCAGCGCCAGGAGGTTGATGAGGTTGCGTCCCGCGTGGAGGCGGGTGCGCACCACGACAGAGGCTGCACCCTCGAAGGTGCGCTCCCGTCCCACCGGCAGACCATCGTGGAGCAACAGGAACCTGCGATCGGAAGTGGTGAGACCGGGGCCGGGCACCACATCGAGCCGCAGGTCCACGTCGCGGTCCTGCCGCGACCACAGCGCAAACTCGATCCCTTCGGCGGCCCCCTGCCCCAACCACAGGAACCCGCGCTCCTGGCCTCCATGGTCTTCCACGGGCCAGGGTGTCTGCCACATCGCGGGATCAATCCCCACCTGGTTCATGAGCGGGGGCGCGACCCTCACCAGGGGCAACGCGGCGGGAACTTCCGTGTGGGCCAACGGCAGCTCGTTCATGGGCGAGCCCTTCACCTCGTACAGCCGCTGACCCGGCGAGCGCAACGGGATGTCCCTCAGGTTCGCATCCTCGTTGAGCCACCGCACGAACTCGCGGGTATCGTGGGCCGGCGACCAGAGAAAGCTGGCCCGCTTATCGTTGTGGATCAACACATGGGTCACCCGCTCCGTGTCCATGATCCGGCGCATCCGGACCGGGTCGAACCGGCCGTTCCCCCAGGGAATCACCGCGTTGGCGTAGTGCGTTTCCGGTGAAAAGAGGGGGTATTCGCGCGAATCCCTGTCCCCCACGAGCAGCACACGGGACCCGGAGGGCAACACCGATCTGGTCACCTCGCTGAACGGTTCGCTGAGCACCACACCGGTCGCCGCCCCGGAAGCCGGTTGCCACACGTTCTGGACCAGAGACCGGATGGGCTGGAACGCGGCGTACACGACCGCCAACGCCGCCAATGCCCTGGCAACGCGGCTGCCCGACAGGCGTGGGGCCAGCACCGCGATGCCCAGAGTCAAGGCCAGCGCATAGGCGCCCACCAGAAACCGCCCGGGCACGTCCGAATGGACCATCCAGCGCGCCCCGAACAGAATCGCCGCCCACAGGGGAATGGCCAGCAAGGCCAGCACCGAGACATCGGTCAGCCTGACGCGGGGCCATGTCGACACCAGGTTGCGCGCCAGGTGCACCAGCGCGACCAGCAGCACCGGCATCCAGAGCAGCCCCCACAGCGAATACCGGGCGGCCTGCTCTGGCAGCGTGTAGGCAAACAGGCCCGGCCAGGATTGGTCCTTCTCGCCCAGCAAGGGCTCGCCCGCCCCCAACGCGGCCATCGCCTGGTTGGCCGCCCGACTGAAGCCGGCGCGAGCTTCCTCAGAAACAGGCACGACAGGCAACTCCAGCGTCTGGAAGGCAAAGCGCACCGCGTGCGTGTACATGACTTGTGGCTCGATCTGCGCTTTCACCGCCTGTTGCGCCAGCTCGGGCCCCATCGGGTGACCGTGGTTGACGGTGTTGAAGACCAAGGGGATCAGCAGCGCGCTCAACAGTCCTCCACACAGTCCTCCTGCGGCCAGGAACTTCAGCTGCCGGACACGTGACACCTCGCCGGACGCCCACCACACGATCAGCACCAGGCTGGGCAGCAGCACCACCGGGAACGACCGGACATTGATGCTCAGGACCGCGAACACGCCCAGGAAGAAACACCGGATCGGCCCCGGCGCGGCACCCACCGTCACCGCCCAGTGAGCGAGACCGAGCAAGGTCAGGATCGCCCAGATTTCCGGCTTGAGGCCCATCGCGCTGGAGAGCACCAGTGGCGTCGAGACCAGGACCAGCACACCCGCCAGGGCCGCGGTCTGCCCCAGCCTCAATGCGCGCAAGAGCAGGTACTGCCCGACGGTCGCCAGCGGCAACGCCAGCCCGAACACCAGACGGCCGACCAGCTCCGACTTGGTCAGCAACACCGGCCACAGGAAAAACAGCTCACTGCCGAACGGCACGATGTTCTGCTGGATGATGTGCGCGCTGTAGGGAAACACGCTGCGGTTCTGGATCCAGTGGATGACCCGCGTGGCGTGATACAGCCAGTCGTCCGAGTTCCGCAGCGGCTCCATCCCCTGCCGCACCATCGCCAGCAGGACGACCGCGCCGATGACGCACAGGAGCAGGAGGCCCCACACCGAAAGCCCCCCGACAAACGCCGCCAACCCCGAGCGCAGCCGGCTCACAGCCTGTTCGACACCTTGCCGCGTGGGCCAGTGCCAGCCGCCCGTGAACCGCAGGGTCAGTGCGCACAACAGCCCCTGAAACAGCAACCACCCCGCCGGGGTCAGCTGGTGAACCAAGGAGGTCAGGCTGGTGATCGCACCGACCTGCAGCATCACGCTGGCCACAAAGATCCAGTAGCCGTCGGCCGGTGTGCGAGCGAGTCGCGAGGCCCAGCGCAGCGAGACCCAGACCATCAACAGCAGGGAGATGAAAAAAAACATGCGTGGCGTTTCGAGGTGTGGTCTCGTCCGTGGACGGTCTGCGCTGCGGTGGCGGCCTGCCCCCATTGTCGGGTGCACCCATGCGCGCCCTCGCGCGGCATCCAGAGGTTCGACAGCCAGCGCCGCGGCTTGAATGGCGGGGTGCCGTTCGGGCGCTTGCTGGGCGGGGCGCCCCTAGGGAAAGTCCTAGCAGGGGTCAACCCTCAATTGTCGTCGTACCGACAACATAACGTCAAACATCTGCCTACCATCGCGACCAGAGTGATTTGAACGTGGGGTGCCCCACAGATCCCGGAAGCGGTCTGTCCCGACCCTCGGACCCAGGAGATTTTGGCAATGCAAACGACTTTCCCCCGGCTTTTGCTGGCTCACGCGAAGCAGCGTCCCGACGCGGCCGCGATGCGCGAAAAGGAATACGGTATCTGGCAAACCACGACCTGGGCCGCCATGGCGCAGCTGGTGGAAGCCATCGCCTGCGGCCTGCATCAGGCGGGCCTGCAGCGCGGTGAGCACATGGTGGTGATCGGCGCCAACCGCCCGCGCCTCTACGCCACCATGCTGGCCGCGCAGTCGCTGGGCGCGATTCCGGTGCCGCTGTACCAGGACGCCGTGGGCGCCGAATGCGTGTTCCCCATCAACAACGCCGAGGTGCGCTTCGCGGTGGTGGAAGACCAGGAGCAGGTCGACAAGATGCTCGAAATCCGCGACCGCTGCCCGCAGCTCTCGCACATCTACTACGACGACCCGCGCGGCCTGCGCCACTACGACCAGCCCGGCCTGGGCGCGCTGGAAGAACTCATCGGCGCCGGCCAGGCGTTTGCCAAGATCCACCCCCAGCTGTTCCAGCAGCAGGTGGACATGGCGCAGCCCGACGACGTGGCCGCGATGTTCTTCACCTCGGGCACCACCGGCAACCCCAAGGGCGTGGTGCACACGCACCACACGCTGATCAACCGCGCCGACGTGGGCGCGCGCTTCGACAAGCTGACCAGCGCCGACGAGGTGCTGGCCTACCTGCCGCCGGCCTGGATCGGCCAGAACATCTTTTCGTATGCACAGTGGCTGGTGGCCGGCTACGTGGTGAACTGCCCGGAGTCGGGCGCCACCGTCACCATCGACCTGAAGGAAGTCGGCCCCACGTATTACTTCGCGCCGCCGCGCGTGTTCGAGGGCCTGCTCACCACGGTGATGATCCGCATGGAAGACGCGGGCACGATCAAACGCAAGATGTTCCACGCCTTCATGGACGTGGCACGTCGCGTCGGCCCGGCCAAGATGGACGGCAAGTCGGTCGGCTTTCTGGACGGCCTCAAGTACGCGCTGGGCAACCTCTTCGTGTACGGCCCGCTGCGCAACAGCCTGGGCCTGTCCCGCGTGCGCGTGGCCTACACCGCCGGCGAGGCCATCGGGCCCGACCTGTTCAGCTTCTACCGCTCCATCGGCATCAACCTCAAGCAGCTCTACGGCTCGACCGAAACCGCCGTGTTCGTCTGCCTGCAGCCCGACCACGAAGCGCGCGCCGACACGGTGGGCGTGCCTTGTGAGGGCGTGGAGATCAAGCTCAGCGAGACCGGCGAGATCCTGGTCAAGTCGCCCGGCCTGCTCAAGGGTTACTACAAGAACCCCGAGGCCACGGCCGAGGTGCTCACCGCCGACGGCTGGTACCACACCAGCGACGCCGGCTTCATCGACGCGTCGGGCCACCTGAAGATCATCGACCGCGTGAAAGACGTGGGCCGCATCAAGGGCGGCAGCAACGACGGCGCCATGTTCGCGCCCAAGTACGTGGAGAACAAACTCAAGTTCTTCTCGCAGATCAAGGAGGTGGTGGCCTATGGTGACCAGCGCGAGAAGGTCTGCGTGATGGTCAACATCGACTTCGAGGCCGTGGGCAACTGGGCCGAGCGCCGCAACCTGCCCTACGCCGGCTACACCGACCTGGCGCAGAAGCCTGAGGTGTACGAGCTGATCCGTGAGTGCGTGGAGAAAGTCAACGCCGACCTGAGCCGAGACGAGCTGCTCGCCGGCAGCCAGATCAGCCGTTACCTGGTGCTGCACAAGGAGCTGGACGCCGACGACGGCGAGCTGACCCGCACCAACAAGGTCCGTCGCGGCTTCATTGCCGACAAATACAGCGCCCTGGTCGACGCCCTCTACAGCGGCAAGACCGAGCAGTACATCGAAACCCAGGTGAAGTTCGAAGACGGCCGCACCGGCAGCGTGAGCGCCACGTTGCAGGTGCGCGATGCGAAAACCTTTGCTCCTGTGAAAGCTGCGGCATGACCAAAAAGATTGGCGACGTCATCCTGGACGTGCAAAACATCAGCCTGCGCTTCGGCGGCGTGAAGGCGCTGACCGACATTTCCTTCAACGTGAAGGAACACGAGGTGCGAGCCATCATCGGCCCCAACGGCGCGGGCAAGAGCTCCATGCTCAACTGCATCAACGGCGTGTACCAGCCGCAGGAGGGCAGCATCAGCTTCCGCGGCCAGACCTTCAAGCACATGAACAGCCGGCAGGTGGCCGAGATGGGCATCGCGCGCACCTTCCAGAACCTGGCGCTGTTCAAGGGCATGAGCGTGATCGACAACATCATGACCGGCCGCAACCTGCGCATCAAGAGCAACCTCTTCCTGCAGGCGCTGCGCCTCGGCCCGGCCCAGCGCGAAGAAGAGCAGCACCGCGAGTTCGTCGAACACATCATCG
This window harbors:
- a CDS encoding glycosyltransferase family 39 protein, whose amino-acid sequence is MFFFISLLLMVWVSLRWASRLARTPADGYWIFVASVMLQVGAITSLTSLVHQLTPAGWLLFQGLLCALTLRFTGGWHWPTRQGVEQAVSRLRSGLAAFVGGLSVWGLLLLCVIGAVVLLAMVRQGMEPLRNSDDWLYHATRVIHWIQNRSVFPYSAHIIQQNIVPFGSELFFLWPVLLTKSELVGRLVFGLALPLATVGQYLLLRALRLGQTAALAGVLVLVSTPLVLSSAMGLKPEIWAILTLLGLAHWAVTVGAAPGPIRCFFLGVFAVLSINVRSFPVVLLPSLVLIVWWASGEVSRVRQLKFLAAGGLCGGLLSALLIPLVFNTVNHGHPMGPELAQQAVKAQIEPQVMYTHAVRFAFQTLELPVVPVSEEARAGFSRAANQAMAALGAGEPLLGEKDQSWPGLFAYTLPEQAARYSLWGLLWMPVLLVALVHLARNLVSTWPRVRLTDVSVLALLAIPLWAAILFGARWMVHSDVPGRFLVGAYALALTLGIAVLAPRLSGSRVARALAALAVVYAAFQPIRSLVQNVWQPASGAATGVVLSEPFSEVTRSVLPSGSRVLLVGDRDSREYPLFSPETHYANAVIPWGNGRFDPVRMRRIMDTERVTHVLIHNDKRASFLWSPAHDTREFVRWLNEDANLRDIPLRSPGQRLYEVKGSPMNELPLAHTEVPAALPLVRVAPPLMNQVGIDPAMWQTPWPVEDHGGQERGFLWLGQGAAEGIEFALWSRQDRDVDLRLDVVPGPGLTTSDRRFLLLHDGLPVGRERTFEGAASVVVRTRLHAGRNLINLLALDSATVNPLPSGDARNLVLGLSDIRVEPAQAGIAEDPEARTPDGELARRAGLAVGLIHRRQQADGYWLTSHTTGTRFEQPVKEMNTYVTALMVDVLGSKADNVGLAGSLALARNHLQQQIESSGLVRYHGKPGGRAMKENGMCTITPDTDDTALVWRLAPGADSLRPAALETLRRYRTAEGLYQTWLAPQSGYSCLNPGADPNPPDVGIQMHLLMWLAQVDPPAARALCTALRNTIDQERLWVYYRKAPLVPVMRQTDLKAVGCDLQLPPTRVQTDIPEQRVWLDAARMLVALEGGGDQVPSQAQVLQLLQALSDDGFSAVRQNPPMLYHNDLSASVSRLYWSEDVGYAIWLRLYLNSAGRQP
- a CDS encoding UbiA family prenyltransferase encodes the protein MTDRSPVAPWALRLLSCIRFDEVLVLQGTPLLGAVFAMSQLTNQSVMALMLLAAGNAFLVAHVFLLNDWAGVHQDLRDPARSAGVFLNRGIRRHEVAALLLLLLLLSLMAFSQLGPATLGLGLMIAVASALYSVPHVYMKGVPLVSSALHLVSGVLHFLLGYSVFRSPDIHGLQIALFFAVIFSAGHLTQEVRDREADLGNGIHTNAVKFGKKRVFIVSFALFNFADALLILLALNGAVPQGLALVVAAIYPLHLHWTLQAMREGLPFQSVRRLQIRYRALYAGMGAVMIMSVLLT
- a CDS encoding AMP-dependent synthetase/ligase, which codes for MQTTFPRLLLAHAKQRPDAAAMREKEYGIWQTTTWAAMAQLVEAIACGLHQAGLQRGEHMVVIGANRPRLYATMLAAQSLGAIPVPLYQDAVGAECVFPINNAEVRFAVVEDQEQVDKMLEIRDRCPQLSHIYYDDPRGLRHYDQPGLGALEELIGAGQAFAKIHPQLFQQQVDMAQPDDVAAMFFTSGTTGNPKGVVHTHHTLINRADVGARFDKLTSADEVLAYLPPAWIGQNIFSYAQWLVAGYVVNCPESGATVTIDLKEVGPTYYFAPPRVFEGLLTTVMIRMEDAGTIKRKMFHAFMDVARRVGPAKMDGKSVGFLDGLKYALGNLFVYGPLRNSLGLSRVRVAYTAGEAIGPDLFSFYRSIGINLKQLYGSTETAVFVCLQPDHEARADTVGVPCEGVEIKLSETGEILVKSPGLLKGYYKNPEATAEVLTADGWYHTSDAGFIDASGHLKIIDRVKDVGRIKGGSNDGAMFAPKYVENKLKFFSQIKEVVAYGDQREKVCVMVNIDFEAVGNWAERRNLPYAGYTDLAQKPEVYELIRECVEKVNADLSRDELLAGSQISRYLVLHKELDADDGELTRTNKVRRGFIADKYSALVDALYSGKTEQYIETQVKFEDGRTGSVSATLQVRDAKTFAPVKAAA
- a CDS encoding Crp/Fnr family transcriptional regulator, which translates into the protein MTPLRSGAALRERARAPEASELAQIPWLQRLTESERQRAVDALVVTQAQVGDYICRIGRPVTYWFGLVDGLLKMSNDDSQGPVITFTGVAPGGWFGEGTVLKHEQYRYNIQALRRSHVAGLPVETFDWLLDHSIGFNRFVMFQLNERLGQFIAAREIDRINNPDLRVARNLAALFHPLLSPNVGGILRITQQELAYLVGLSRQRVNEALSTLAEKGWIRIEYGGLRVLDLAALRQGEL
- a CDS encoding ABC transporter ATP-binding protein — protein: MTKKIGDVILDVQNISLRFGGVKALTDISFNVKEHEVRAIIGPNGAGKSSMLNCINGVYQPQEGSISFRGQTFKHMNSRQVAEMGIARTFQNLALFKGMSVIDNIMTGRNLRIKSNLFLQALRLGPAQREEEQHREFVEHIIDFLEIQAFRKTPVGQLPYGLQKRVDLGRALAMEPQVLLLDEPMAGMNLEEKQDMSRFILDVNDEFGTTIVLIEHDMGVVMDISDRVVVLDYGKKIGDGTPEEVRNNEEVISAYLGTSH